In one window of Kitasatospora sp. MMS16-BH015 DNA:
- a CDS encoding MBL fold metallo-hydrolase, which yields MSGLLPGDPVDTVGGEASARAYCVLAPNPSPMTLDGTNTWLLAEPGSDLAVVVDPGPLDEAHLRRVIEVAEQRGQRVGLTLLTHGHHDHAEGAARFAELTGTEVRALDPAHRLGSEGLRGGQVIELGGLEIRVLGTPGHTADSLTFQLPAEGAVLTGDTVLGRGTTMVAHPDGRLGDYLDSLRRLHTVAAAGDVRTILPGHGPVLVDALGAVDYYLAHRATRLAQVETAVEAGCRTAEEVVARVYADVDRALWPAAELSVRAQMQYLAEHGLIPE from the coding sequence GTGAGCGGTCTGCTGCCTGGCGACCCGGTCGACACCGTCGGCGGGGAGGCGAGCGCGCGCGCGTACTGCGTGCTGGCGCCGAACCCCTCGCCGATGACCCTGGACGGCACCAACACCTGGCTGCTCGCCGAGCCCGGTTCGGACCTGGCCGTGGTGGTGGATCCGGGGCCGCTGGACGAGGCGCACCTGCGGCGGGTGATCGAGGTGGCGGAGCAGCGCGGCCAGCGGGTCGGGCTGACGCTGCTCACCCACGGGCACCACGACCACGCGGAGGGCGCGGCACGGTTCGCGGAGCTGACCGGCACCGAGGTGCGGGCGCTGGACCCGGCGCACCGGCTGGGGTCGGAGGGCCTGCGGGGCGGTCAGGTGATCGAGCTCGGCGGGTTGGAGATCCGGGTGCTGGGCACGCCGGGGCACACGGCGGATTCGCTCACCTTCCAGCTGCCGGCCGAGGGGGCCGTCCTCACCGGGGACACCGTGCTCGGGCGGGGCACCACGATGGTGGCGCACCCGGACGGGCGGCTGGGGGACTACCTGGACTCGCTGCGGCGGCTGCACACCGTGGCGGCGGCGGGGGACGTGCGGACGATCCTGCCGGGGCACGGGCCGGTGTTGGTCGATGCCCTCGGCGCCGTCGATTACTACTTGGCGCACCGGGCGACTCGGCTGGCTCAGGTGGAGACGGCGGTGGAGGCGGGGTGTCGTACGGCCGAGGAGGTGGTGGCTCGGGTGTACGCGGATGTGGACCGGGCGTTGTGGCCGGCTGCGGAGCTTTCGGTGCGGGCGCAGATGCAGTATCTGGCGGAGCACGGGCTGATCCCCGAGTAA
- a CDS encoding polysaccharide deacetylase family protein, translated as MSARRTAPMKRGVTHWVSRLVLACAALAVLAMPFYAGWKYYTFRRDVTPQVAPPAVKLDHAAMASFTAGNGKLPETAAPVVLTFHDINPKSESPYIITPQAFDEQLTALEAAGYRSLTTDEFVDYLKGGPAPKRSVYMTFDDGTNGLWVYGDRILAKHHMHAASFLISGRVDHNRPYYLSWEEISRMAASGRWDFQDHTFDLHWRGAVDAKGTEASALANRLWLPAENRIETVAEYQARFTKDITTSIATMAAHGLPKPLMFAYPFSETSERANLPVPGPSLQGMLEQHFVATLTDVSKRELPASRRAAGARQVQRLEVYQKTTAKSLLDEIAQWTQVPPVADDPLNQPESWVHNDGTQAKEIGALTGAGPYPGTNGYVSAEYLPLTSADWNDYSTEATIADLADDNNIGLTVRSGSGEPLTVSLSRSNVGVFRGSGDKREQVATKPLVTQPQHKLKVTVNGSTTKVLVDDRTELAYTSKVTGTEATGGIGLSVRNGANSAHWPKFTELKVSQTPPTGGNGATSLTVAKAVLLDPGAAWESAPGDPSGMKIGGDGLAPQGLALSDYAAYEQARTSGWTQYTVRGTVGRLNTPQVSGAIWVRVGSADAISVEVSRRGLRVLSGSADNRKVVDTKSLADADHHDITITVGSQATWITVDGTVHLQLAAKGETGGVAFSAYRDVTRHAWPTARNFKVVPAEVL; from the coding sequence GTGAGCGCCCGTCGCACCGCCCCGATGAAGCGGGGCGTGACGCACTGGGTCTCCCGCCTGGTGCTCGCCTGCGCCGCGCTCGCCGTGCTGGCGATGCCGTTCTACGCGGGCTGGAAGTACTACACCTTCCGCCGGGACGTCACCCCGCAGGTGGCCCCGCCGGCGGTGAAGCTCGACCACGCCGCGATGGCCTCGTTCACGGCCGGCAACGGCAAGCTGCCCGAGACCGCCGCGCCCGTGGTGCTGACCTTCCACGACATCAACCCCAAGAGCGAGAGCCCGTACATCATCACGCCGCAGGCGTTCGACGAGCAGCTCACGGCGCTGGAGGCGGCGGGCTACCGCAGCCTCACCACCGACGAGTTCGTCGACTACCTCAAGGGCGGCCCGGCGCCGAAGCGTTCGGTCTACATGACCTTCGACGACGGCACCAACGGCCTCTGGGTCTACGGCGACCGGATCCTGGCCAAGCACCACATGCACGCGGCCTCGTTCCTGATCTCCGGCCGGGTCGACCACAACCGGCCGTACTACCTCTCCTGGGAGGAGATCTCCCGGATGGCCGCCTCCGGCCGCTGGGACTTCCAGGACCACACCTTCGACCTGCACTGGCGCGGCGCGGTGGACGCCAAGGGCACCGAGGCCTCCGCGCTGGCCAACCGGCTCTGGCTGCCCGCCGAGAACCGGATCGAGACGGTCGCCGAGTACCAGGCCCGCTTCACCAAGGACATCACCACCTCGATCGCGACCATGGCCGCGCACGGGCTGCCCAAGCCGCTGATGTTCGCCTACCCGTTCTCGGAGACCAGCGAGCGGGCCAACCTGCCCGTCCCCGGTCCCTCCCTGCAGGGCATGCTGGAGCAGCACTTCGTCGCCACCCTGACCGACGTCTCCAAGCGCGAGCTGCCCGCCAGCCGCCGCGCCGCCGGGGCCCGCCAGGTGCAGCGCCTGGAGGTCTACCAGAAGACCACCGCCAAGAGCCTGCTGGACGAGATCGCCCAGTGGACCCAGGTGCCGCCGGTCGCCGACGACCCGCTGAACCAGCCCGAGAGCTGGGTGCACAACGACGGCACCCAGGCCAAGGAGATCGGCGCGCTCACCGGCGCCGGCCCCTACCCGGGCACCAATGGCTACGTCTCCGCCGAGTACCTGCCGCTCACCTCGGCGGACTGGAACGACTACTCCACCGAGGCGACCATCGCCGACCTGGCCGACGACAACAACATCGGCCTGACCGTCCGCTCCGGCAGCGGCGAGCCGCTGACCGTCAGCCTCAGCCGCTCCAACGTGGGCGTCTTCCGGGGCTCCGGCGACAAGCGTGAGCAGGTCGCCACCAAGCCGCTGGTCACTCAGCCGCAGCACAAGCTCAAGGTCACCGTGAACGGCAGCACCACCAAGGTGCTGGTCGACGACCGCACCGAGCTGGCCTACACCTCCAAGGTGACGGGCACCGAGGCCACCGGCGGCATCGGCCTGAGCGTGCGCAACGGCGCCAACAGCGCCCACTGGCCCAAGTTCACCGAGCTCAAGGTCTCCCAGACCCCGCCCACCGGCGGCAACGGCGCGACCTCGCTGACGGTGGCCAAGGCCGTGCTGCTCGACCCGGGCGCCGCCTGGGAGTCCGCCCCCGGCGACCCCTCGGGCATGAAGATCGGCGGCGACGGCCTGGCCCCGCAGGGCCTGGCCCTCTCCGACTACGCGGCGTACGAGCAGGCCCGCACCTCGGGCTGGACCCAGTACACCGTGCGCGGCACCGTCGGCCGGCTCAACACCCCGCAGGTCTCCGGGGCGATCTGGGTCCGGGTCGGCAGCGCCGACGCGATCAGCGTGGAGGTCTCCCGGCGCGGCCTGCGGGTGCTCTCCGGCAGCGCCGACAACCGCAAGGTGGTCGACACCAAGTCGCTGGCCGACGCCGACCACCACGACATCACCATCACGGTCGGCAGCCAGGCCACCTGGATCACCGTGGACGGCACCGTCCACCTCCAGCTCGCCGCCAAGGGCGAGACCGGCGGCGTGGCCTTCTCGGCGTACCGGGACGTCACCCGGCACGCCTGGCCCACGGCCCGGAACTTCAAGGTCGTCCCCGCGGAGGTTCTGTGA
- a CDS encoding GatB/YqeY domain-containing protein translates to MTTLKEQLRDDLTAAIKARDELVSSTLRLTLTAVTAQEVAGTEKRELSDDEVLQVIGREAKKRREAATAFDTAGRTESAAQERAEGEVLARYLPKQLDDAELAAIVAAAVAESGASGPQAMGAVMKLVKPKTEGLAEGGRVAAAVKAALLG, encoded by the coding sequence ATGACTACCCTGAAGGAGCAGCTGCGGGATGACCTCACGGCTGCGATCAAGGCCCGGGACGAGCTGGTCTCGTCCACCCTGCGGCTGACGCTGACCGCCGTGACGGCGCAGGAGGTGGCGGGCACGGAGAAGCGGGAGCTCTCGGACGACGAGGTGCTCCAGGTGATCGGCCGCGAGGCGAAGAAGCGGCGCGAGGCCGCCACCGCCTTCGACACGGCCGGCCGCACCGAGTCGGCCGCGCAGGAGCGCGCCGAGGGCGAGGTGCTGGCCCGTTACCTGCCCAAGCAGCTGGACGACGCCGAGCTGGCCGCGATCGTGGCCGCCGCCGTGGCCGAGAGCGGCGCCTCCGGCCCGCAGGCGATGGGTGCCGTGATGAAGCTGGTCAAGCCCAAGACCGAGGGCCTGGCCGAGGGCGGCCGCGTCGCCGCCGCCGTGAAGGCCGCCCTCCTGGGCTGA
- a CDS encoding DUF4177 domain-containing protein translates to MTKWEYVTVPLLVHATKQILDTWGEDGWELVQVVPGPNNPEQLVAYLKREKN, encoded by the coding sequence ATGACCAAGTGGGAATACGTCACCGTGCCGCTGCTCGTGCACGCCACCAAGCAGATCCTCGACACCTGGGGCGAGGACGGCTGGGAGCTCGTTCAGGTCGTTCCCGGCCCGAACAACCCCGAGCAGCTGGTTGCCTACCTCAAGCGGGAGAAGAACTGA
- a CDS encoding ArsA family ATPase: MSGKGTAPKLDVDALIDNPKTRIVVCCGSGGVGKTTTAAAIGLRAAERGRKVVVLTIDPARRLAQSMGLTELDNTPRPVNEVAGPGELQAMMLDMKRTFDEVVLAHSDPERAKAIMENPFYQSLSAGFAGTQEYMAMEKLGQLRSAELWDLIVVDTPPSRSALDFLDAPNRLGSFLDGKIIRMLTAPAKVGGRSAMKFLNVGMGLLTGTLGKIFGTQLLTDIQTFISATDSMFGGFRERADRTYQLLKAPGTAFLVVAAPERDALREAAYFVDRLAADSMPLAGLVLNRVHGTGAPQLTAERATAAAEALEENGSQSASAAAETLAAGLLRLHAERMQVMDRERRTRDRFVSVYPDVPIVEVGALAGDVHDLAGLREIGERLGGGGEA, from the coding sequence ATGAGCGGCAAGGGCACCGCGCCGAAGCTGGACGTGGACGCGCTGATCGACAACCCGAAGACCCGGATCGTGGTCTGCTGCGGCTCGGGCGGGGTCGGCAAGACCACCACCGCCGCCGCGATCGGGCTCCGGGCGGCCGAGCGCGGCCGCAAGGTCGTGGTGCTGACCATCGACCCGGCCCGCCGGCTGGCCCAGTCGATGGGCCTGACCGAGCTGGACAACACCCCCAGACCGGTGAACGAGGTCGCCGGCCCCGGTGAGCTCCAGGCCATGATGCTGGACATGAAGCGGACCTTCGACGAGGTCGTGCTGGCCCACTCCGATCCGGAGCGGGCCAAGGCGATCATGGAGAACCCGTTCTACCAGTCGCTCTCCGCCGGGTTCGCCGGCACCCAGGAGTACATGGCGATGGAGAAGCTCGGCCAGCTGCGCTCGGCCGAGCTCTGGGACCTGATCGTGGTCGACACCCCGCCCTCGCGCTCCGCGCTGGACTTCCTGGACGCGCCGAACCGGCTCGGCTCCTTCCTGGACGGCAAGATCATCCGAATGCTCACCGCCCCGGCGAAGGTCGGCGGGCGGAGCGCGATGAAGTTCCTGAACGTCGGGATGGGCCTGCTGACCGGCACCCTGGGCAAGATCTTCGGCACCCAGCTGCTGACGGACATCCAGACCTTCATCAGCGCGACGGACTCGATGTTCGGCGGCTTCCGCGAGCGGGCCGACCGCACCTACCAGCTGCTCAAGGCGCCGGGCACGGCCTTCCTGGTGGTGGCGGCCCCGGAGCGGGACGCGCTGCGCGAGGCGGCGTACTTCGTGGACCGGCTGGCGGCCGACTCGATGCCGCTGGCCGGCCTGGTGCTCAACCGGGTGCACGGCACGGGCGCCCCGCAGCTGACGGCGGAGCGGGCGACGGCGGCGGCGGAGGCCCTGGAGGAGAACGGCTCGCAGTCCGCCTCGGCGGCGGCCGAGACGCTGGCGGCGGGCCTGCTGCGGCTGCACGCCGAGCGGATGCAGGTGATGGACCGTGAGCGGCGCACCCGGGACCGGTTCGTGTCGGTCTACCCGGACGTGCCGATCGTCGAGGTGGGCGCCCTCGCGGGCGACGTGCACGACCTGGCGGGTCTGCGCGAGATCGGCGAGCGGTTGGGGGGCGGCGGGGAAGCGTGA
- a CDS encoding RidA family protein, with translation MSKVEQKLAELGLTLPEVAAPVAAYVPAVRTGEYVFTSGQLPMVSGKLPTTGKVGAEVTPEEAKELAQICALNALAAVKSVIGDLDKVEQVVKVVGFVASAPDFTGQPGVINGASELLGAALGEAGVHARSAVGVAVLPLDAPVEVEIQVRVR, from the coding sequence ATGAGCAAGGTGGAGCAGAAGCTGGCCGAGCTCGGCCTCACCCTCCCCGAGGTGGCGGCCCCGGTCGCCGCGTACGTCCCGGCGGTGCGGACCGGTGAGTACGTCTTCACCTCCGGCCAGCTCCCGATGGTCTCGGGCAAGCTGCCCACCACCGGCAAGGTCGGCGCCGAGGTCACCCCCGAGGAGGCCAAGGAGCTCGCCCAGATCTGCGCGCTCAACGCCCTAGCCGCGGTGAAGTCCGTCATCGGCGACCTGGACAAGGTCGAACAGGTCGTCAAGGTGGTCGGCTTCGTCGCCTCCGCCCCCGACTTCACCGGCCAGCCGGGCGTGATCAACGGCGCGAGCGAGCTGCTCGGCGCTGCGCTGGGCGAGGCGGGCGTGCACGCCCGCTCCGCGGTGGGTGTCGCGGTGCTGCCGCTGGACGCGCCGGTCGAGGTGGAGATCCAGGTCCGCGTACGGTAA
- a CDS encoding WhiB family transcriptional regulator yields the protein MGWVDDWSAQAACRTSDPDELFVQGAAQNRAKAVCSGCPVRTECLADALDNRVEFGVWGGMTERERRALLRRRPTVMSWRRLLETARTEYEESLATGIILTDYAQAV from the coding sequence ATGGGCTGGGTAGACGACTGGAGTGCGCAGGCAGCCTGCCGCACTAGTGATCCGGACGAGTTGTTCGTCCAGGGGGCGGCGCAGAATCGCGCCAAGGCGGTGTGCAGCGGGTGTCCCGTGCGCACGGAGTGCCTGGCTGACGCCCTCGACAACCGCGTGGAGTTCGGTGTCTGGGGGGGCATGACCGAACGAGAGCGCAGGGCGCTGCTGCGCCGTAGGCCGACGGTGATGTCCTGGCGTCGCCTGTTGGAGACGGCACGGACGGAGTACGAGGAGTCCCTGGCCACGGGGATCATCCTCACCGACTACGCCCAGGCGGTCTGA
- a CDS encoding ArsA-related P-loop ATPase, with translation MRLHVVSGKGGTGKTTAAAALALALAADGGRTLLIEVEGRQGIAELFGIAALPYEERKVATISRARLGLPGKGSGEVYALAIDTEQALLEYLDMFYKLGRAGKALQKVGFVDFATTIAPGVRDVLLTGKACEAARRKGPDGRRAYDAIVMDAPPTGRITRFLNVNSEVAGLARFGPIHGQAQAVMRVLRSPETVVHLVTLLEEMPVQETVDGVAELTEAQLPVGGVLVNMVRPPVLDAAAVAAIDGDHREEVALALGEAGLGGRSRSAATVRAAVEPLLDPLLAQAREAAERVELEREQRADLQQLRLPTYELPLLGEGVDLGGLYRLAGELKRQGAA, from the coding sequence GTGCGGCTGCACGTGGTCAGCGGGAAGGGCGGCACCGGCAAGACCACCGCCGCCGCCGCGCTGGCCCTGGCGCTGGCCGCCGACGGCGGCCGCACCCTCCTGATCGAGGTCGAGGGCCGGCAGGGCATCGCCGAGCTGTTCGGCATCGCCGCCCTGCCGTACGAGGAGCGCAAGGTGGCCACCATCTCCCGGGCCCGGCTCGGGCTGCCGGGCAAGGGCAGCGGGGAGGTGTACGCGCTCGCCATCGACACCGAGCAGGCCCTGCTCGAGTACCTCGACATGTTCTACAAGCTCGGCCGGGCCGGGAAGGCCCTGCAGAAGGTCGGCTTCGTCGACTTCGCGACCACCATCGCCCCGGGCGTGCGGGACGTGCTGCTCACCGGCAAGGCCTGCGAGGCGGCCCGGCGCAAGGGGCCGGACGGCAGGCGGGCCTACGACGCGATCGTGATGGACGCGCCGCCCACCGGACGGATCACCAGGTTCCTCAACGTCAACTCCGAGGTGGCCGGGCTGGCCCGGTTCGGGCCGATCCACGGCCAGGCGCAGGCGGTGATGCGGGTGCTGCGCTCGCCCGAGACGGTGGTGCACCTGGTCACCCTGCTGGAGGAGATGCCGGTCCAGGAGACGGTGGACGGGGTGGCCGAGCTGACGGAGGCGCAGCTGCCGGTCGGCGGGGTGCTGGTCAACATGGTGCGCCCGCCGGTGCTGGACGCCGCCGCCGTGGCGGCGATCGACGGCGACCACCGCGAGGAGGTCGCGCTGGCCCTGGGCGAGGCGGGCCTGGGCGGCCGGTCGCGTTCGGCGGCCACCGTGCGGGCGGCCGTGGAGCCGCTGCTCGACCCGCTGCTCGCGCAGGCCCGGGAGGCCGCCGAGCGGGTCGAGCTGGAGCGGGAGCAGCGGGCCGACCTCCAGCAGCTGCGGCTGCCCACCTACGAACTCCCGCTGCTCGGCGAGGGCGTGGACCTCGGCGGGCTCTACCGGCTGGCGGGCGAGCTGAAGCGGCAGGGAGCGGCATGA
- a CDS encoding transglycosylase domain-containing protein, translated as MAPQRPAGSPLDKAGLGVKLLGVSVLAGILVAGMALPAVGTLGLTAKDAADSLGNLPDDLKRPPLSQASYIYDNKGNEIAKVFDRDRTVLTKDQMAPIIRQAQVDIEDNRFFEHGAVDVKGILRAIGKNAESGSASQGASTLTQQYVKNVFVEQAGDDTAAVQEAQRKTLGRKIQELKYAIKLEQDLSKDEILTNYLNITFYGHQAYGIEAAANRYFSKSAKDLSIPEAAMLAGLVQNPTAYDPVLHPKAAQTRRDTVINKLLEYKHITPQQAKDALAAPLGIQYHEPLNGCITAKNGMGFFCDYVRHVVKLDPVFGKSAADRQKLWSQGGLKIYTTIDPDKQAAAYSAVTKRVFPTDDVSAAMTMVKPGSGEILAMAQTRPYGLDAKQHQTVLNLNVDLAMGGGSGFAPGSTFKPILAAAALENGTPITQTYPAPQKMDYPKMSTCNGTWNEKGVPVENESKSEVGPFSMNEAMAKSVNTYFVQMAQDVGLCPMKQMINKVGIKNLASGAAIKEVPSSVLGTLEVSPMKMAGVYATFAARGLHCDPIAISSVVAADNKKLDVPQANCTQAMSQSTADGVNTLLKTVTEKGTAANIKLDGREFAGKTGTTDNRYAAWFDGYTPDLATAVWLGGPSGNVSMRDIRIGGHYRDQVYGADGPGPIWADAMNDVVDGTPKSTFTLVDIPVPTPTPDPNASPTDTPSTPSNDNANNAGGLIGGGFTLPPGFIGGANGGPSTPPTGKPTKPGHH; from the coding sequence ATGGCACCTCAGCGACCCGCGGGATCCCCGCTTGACAAGGCCGGCCTCGGAGTGAAGCTCCTGGGCGTCAGTGTGCTCGCCGGGATCCTGGTGGCCGGCATGGCCCTCCCGGCCGTCGGCACGCTGGGTCTGACGGCGAAGGACGCCGCGGACAGCCTCGGGAACCTGCCCGACGACCTCAAGCGCCCGCCGCTCTCCCAGGCGTCGTACATCTACGACAACAAGGGCAACGAGATCGCCAAGGTCTTCGACCGCGACCGCACGGTGCTGACCAAGGACCAGATGGCGCCGATCATCCGCCAGGCGCAGGTCGACATCGAGGACAACCGCTTCTTCGAGCACGGCGCCGTCGACGTCAAGGGCATCCTGCGCGCGATCGGCAAGAACGCCGAATCCGGCTCCGCCAGCCAGGGTGCCTCCACGCTGACCCAGCAGTACGTCAAGAACGTCTTCGTCGAGCAGGCCGGTGACGACACCGCCGCCGTGCAGGAGGCGCAGCGCAAGACCCTGGGCCGCAAGATCCAGGAGCTCAAGTACGCCATCAAGCTGGAGCAGGACCTCTCCAAGGACGAGATCCTCACCAACTACCTGAACATCACCTTCTACGGTCACCAGGCGTACGGCATCGAGGCGGCGGCCAACCGCTACTTCAGCAAGAGCGCCAAGGACCTGAGCATCCCCGAGGCCGCCATGCTGGCCGGCCTGGTGCAGAACCCGACGGCCTACGACCCGGTGCTGCACCCCAAGGCGGCCCAGACCCGCCGCGACACGGTGATCAACAAGCTGCTCGAGTACAAGCACATCACCCCGCAGCAGGCCAAGGACGCGCTGGCCGCCCCGCTGGGCATCCAGTACCACGAGCCGCTGAACGGCTGCATCACCGCCAAGAACGGGATGGGCTTCTTCTGCGACTACGTCCGCCACGTGGTCAAGCTCGACCCGGTCTTCGGCAAGTCCGCCGCCGACCGGCAGAAGCTGTGGAGCCAGGGCGGGCTCAAGATCTACACCACCATCGACCCGGACAAGCAGGCCGCCGCGTACAGCGCCGTGACCAAGCGGGTCTTCCCGACCGACGACGTGTCGGCCGCGATGACCATGGTCAAGCCGGGCAGCGGCGAGATCCTGGCGATGGCCCAGACCCGCCCGTACGGCCTGGACGCCAAGCAGCACCAGACCGTGCTCAACCTGAACGTCGACCTCGCCATGGGCGGCGGCAGCGGCTTCGCCCCCGGCTCGACCTTCAAGCCGATCCTGGCCGCGGCGGCCCTGGAGAACGGCACACCGATCACCCAGACGTACCCGGCGCCGCAGAAGATGGACTACCCCAAGATGTCCACCTGCAACGGCACCTGGAACGAGAAGGGCGTGCCGGTCGAGAACGAGAGCAAGAGCGAGGTCGGCCCGTTCTCGATGAACGAGGCCATGGCCAAGTCGGTCAACACCTACTTCGTGCAGATGGCGCAGGACGTCGGCCTCTGCCCGATGAAGCAGATGATCAACAAGGTCGGCATCAAGAACCTCGCGAGCGGCGCGGCGATCAAGGAGGTGCCCTCCTCGGTGCTCGGCACCCTGGAGGTCAGCCCGATGAAGATGGCCGGCGTCTACGCCACCTTCGCCGCGCGCGGCCTGCACTGCGACCCGATCGCGATCAGCTCGGTGGTGGCCGCCGACAACAAGAAGCTCGACGTGCCGCAGGCCAACTGCACCCAGGCGATGTCCCAGTCCACCGCCGACGGGGTCAACACGCTGCTCAAGACGGTGACCGAGAAGGGCACCGCGGCCAACATCAAGCTCGACGGCCGCGAGTTCGCCGGCAAGACCGGTACCACCGACAACCGGTACGCCGCCTGGTTCGACGGCTACACCCCCGACCTGGCCACCGCCGTCTGGCTCGGCGGCCCGTCCGGGAACGTCTCGATGCGTGACATCCGCATCGGCGGCCACTACCGCGACCAGGTCTACGGCGCCGACGGCCCCGGCCCGATCTGGGCCGACGCGATGAACGACGTGGTCGACGGCACGCCGAAGTCCACCTTCACCCTGGTCGATATCCCGGTCCCCACCCCCACCCCGGACCCGAACGCCTCCCCCACCGACACCCCGTCGACCCCCTCCAACGACAACGCCAACAACGCCGGCGGCCTCATCGGCGGCGGCTTCACCCTCCCGCCCGGCTTCATCGGCGGCGCCAACGGCGGCCCCTCCACCCCGCCCACCGGCAAGCCCACCAAGCCCGGCCACCACTGA
- a CDS encoding Crp/Fnr family transcriptional regulator, with amino-acid sequence MDDVLRRAALFAALDDEQAGELRASMTEVTLARGESLFHEGDPGDRLYVVAEGKVKLHRASPDGRENMLAVLGPSEMIGELSLFDPGPRTATATALTEVKLLGLGHGDLQPWLHARPEVSVALLRAIARRLRRTNDSMSDLVFSDVPGRVAKALLDLSRRFGVQSEEGIHVAHDLTQEELAQLVGASRETVNKALADFAGRGWLKLEARAVVLMDVERLSRRSR; translated from the coding sequence GTGGACGACGTTCTGCGGCGTGCCGCGCTGTTCGCGGCTCTCGACGACGAGCAGGCCGGCGAGCTGCGCGCCTCCATGACCGAGGTCACGCTCGCCCGTGGCGAGTCGCTGTTCCACGAGGGCGACCCGGGCGACCGGCTCTACGTCGTGGCCGAGGGCAAGGTCAAGCTGCACCGCGCCTCGCCCGACGGCCGCGAGAACATGCTCGCCGTGCTCGGCCCCAGCGAGATGATCGGCGAGCTCTCGCTCTTCGACCCGGGCCCGCGCACCGCCACCGCCACCGCCCTCACCGAGGTCAAGCTGCTCGGCCTCGGCCACGGCGACCTCCAGCCCTGGCTGCACGCCCGGCCCGAGGTCTCGGTCGCCCTGCTGCGCGCCATCGCCCGCCGGCTGCGCCGCACCAACGACTCGATGTCCGACCTGGTCTTCTCCGACGTGCCCGGCCGCGTCGCCAAGGCCCTGCTCGACCTCTCCCGCCGCTTCGGCGTGCAGTCCGAGGAGGGCATCCACGTCGCCCACGACCTCACCCAGGAGGAGCTCGCCCAGCTGGTCGGCGCCTCCCGCGAGACGGTCAACAAGGCCCTCGCCGACTTCGCCGGCCGCGGCTGGCTCAAGCTGGAGGCCCGCGCCGTCGTCCTGATGGACGTCGAGCGCCTGTCGCGCCGCAGCCGCTGA
- a CDS encoding NUDIX hydrolase, translated as MDHPPMLMPTGWPARIRAVAAGAAVPPVPKPSATVVLLRDGVAGPEAYLLRRRSSMAFAGGMYAYPGGGVDPRDAEAELGWAGPSLEEWAERLGTDTRTAQAVVCAAVRETFEEAGVLLAGPDEKTLVEPWAWAAEQAALEAREYSFAEFLRSRGLVLRSDLLAGWARWTTPAFEERRFDTWFFVAGMPAGQQAAAEVGEADRTVWLAPAEAVRGYAEGEYGMMPPTVTVLRELLPHPTAEAAVAAAADRRIRQVLGEAEVAGDRITVRWSGYDELTIDGHYPPETPETSETPQTPVTPHT; from the coding sequence ATGGATCACCCTCCGATGCTCATGCCGACCGGTTGGCCCGCCCGGATCAGGGCGGTGGCTGCCGGGGCGGCCGTTCCGCCGGTGCCGAAGCCGTCCGCGACGGTGGTGCTGCTGCGGGACGGGGTGGCGGGGCCGGAGGCGTACCTGCTGCGGCGGCGGAGTTCGATGGCCTTCGCGGGAGGGATGTACGCGTACCCCGGTGGTGGGGTGGACCCGCGGGACGCCGAGGCCGAGCTGGGGTGGGCCGGGCCCTCGCTGGAGGAGTGGGCCGAGCGGCTGGGCACGGACACCCGGACGGCGCAGGCCGTCGTCTGCGCGGCCGTCCGGGAGACCTTCGAGGAGGCCGGCGTGCTGCTGGCCGGCCCGGACGAGAAGACGCTGGTCGAGCCCTGGGCCTGGGCGGCCGAGCAGGCGGCCCTGGAGGCGCGCGAGTACTCCTTCGCCGAGTTCCTCCGCTCTCGCGGGCTGGTGCTCCGCAGTGACCTGCTGGCGGGCTGGGCCCGCTGGACCACGCCGGCCTTCGAGGAGCGGCGGTTCGACACCTGGTTCTTCGTGGCCGGGATGCCCGCCGGGCAGCAGGCCGCGGCCGAGGTCGGCGAGGCCGACCGCACGGTCTGGCTGGCGCCCGCCGAGGCGGTGCGGGGGTACGCGGAGGGCGAGTACGGGATGATGCCGCCCACCGTCACCGTGCTGCGCGAGCTGCTGCCGCATCCGACGGCGGAGGCGGCGGTGGCCGCTGCGGCCGACCGGCGGATCCGGCAGGTGCTCGGCGAGGCCGAGGTCGCCGGGGACCGGATCACGGTGCGATGGTCGGGGTATGACGAGCTGACCATCGACGGGCACTATCCTCCTGAGACTCCTGAGACTTCCGAGACCCCTCAGACCCCTGTGACTCCCCACACCTGA